The DNA window ACATCCCCAGCGGAGCCCTTATTGCATGGCTGGCTGCATCCGACAGAAAAGTCGTGGCCACGGCCGGGATGGTCGTCTGGCGGATTCCTGCAAACAACTCCATGAAGAACGGAAAACTGGGCTACATACTTAATATGTACACACTCCCGGAGGCAAGAGGGCAAGGGATATGCACTGCGCTCTTAGAAAAGCTGATAGATGACGCAAAGTCGCTCGGATTGAACCTGGTTCACCTTCATGCCTCAAAGATGGGCGAACCCATATACCGCAAGCGCGGATTCAGGGAACCCGGAGACGTTGAGCTTGTCTTGAGGATCGATTGAATTTTAAAGTTCTTGAGATCGCTCCTGACCGCCTCTCTGATTATGCCGCTATCCCTATGACGCTTGAAGTCCGCAGCATATTCGTCGCAGAGGAGAAAGACTCCGGACTCGGCGGGCTCACGCTTCGAGAGGAGGCAGTCGCCGAACCATATATCAAGGACTACGACTCGTATGAAGATCTCTACATCAATGACAAGGAAAACTGCGGACCTGAAAGCTGGCCCAAGCACTTTGATATCTCTAACTGGGGTCTCTTCATCTCTTATAACGACAAGAAACCTGTTGCGGCTGCAGCTGTTGCATGGAATACTGCAGGCGTTAACATGCTCGAGGGAAGAGCGGACATCGCCGTGCTCTGGGACATACGCGTCCGGCCAGAATTCAAATGCCAGGGATTGGGTACGATGCTGCTCGACCACGCAGCCCGGTGGGCACGTTCCAAGGGCTGCAAACTCCTGAAGATAGAAACCCAGAACGTTAACGTTCCGGCCTGCCGGTTTTATTCAAGGATGGGCTGTCATCTCGGACAGATAAACCGTTACGGATACTACGGACATCCTCCGGTCTCAAACGAGGTGATGCTCATCTGGTATCTGGATCTTTGAGAGAAGGAAAAATTGACAGCCTGAGGCTGGAGAGTAAAATAAGCTAGTCATTCTTTCTGCGTATTAGGAGGCTATATGGATGCAATGGAAGCGATTCTGACCCGAAAGAGCGTAAGGAAGTTCCTTCCCAAAAAAATTCCCACAGATATCATTAGAAAAATACTTGAGGCCGGCATACGCGCACCTTCAGGCGGCAACCGTCAGCCCTGGCGGTTCATCGTAGTAACCGACAGAAAAAAGATAAAGAAATTCGATCCCTACGCTCACCAGCCCTGGGTGGAGAATGCGCCTGCGGTGATAGTCGCCTGTGCTAACCCGCACGATACCTGGGAACGATACAACGAGAACGAACAGTGCTATATACTGGATACTTCCGCCGCAATCGAGAACATGCTCCTTGCCATACACGCCCTGGGTCTAGGTGCGGTATGGTGCCTTACTTGCAGTAAGCGCGATATACGCAAACTCCTCAATATCCCACCTGGATGGCAGATTGTTTCCATAATCCCTCTCGGCTACTATGAGATGAAGGATTTCGTACGAGCATACGGGAAAACAGAAAAAAACAGTGATGTAAGACCGAGAAAGCCTCTAAATGAAGTAGCATTCATCAACGGACCGGATACGCCGTTCGAATAAAAGTGTAAGTTTTTTAAGGAGAATCGGTTGGAATTTTGCATACCTTTCCTAGCAATTCTTGCTTTGACAGCGCTTCCAGTAGGTATAATACTTGGGTTTGCCGCTATTAAGGCAGGCCAGAGAAAGCGGTTCCAGTCCGGGATTATCAAGAACAAAACGCACGAACTCTCAACAGGCGTCTGGTTCTGTATCCGCTATGCATCCGAACGCAAGTACAAACGCTGGCTTAAGTTCTTTCCATGGGAAACATCCGGAATCATCCACGCGGATGCGAATCGCCTAACCCTCTATCTTGAGAAGCTTAACAATCAGAGTGATGTTTCCATATCCCTCGATTCCCGCGCAATCAGGATAGGCTGGGCGGGCACAGAAGTCCTTCGAAACGGCGTAGCCTCGTGGCTTATCATCGAGGCAGGGTACGAGAGACATTATATCACCTCCGAAACCGGCATGTTCGTATTCAACTCCGCTTCCTCTACCCGCAGGATGTACGAAGAACTCGCGAAAATCGCCAACCAGCCAGTTGAGCAATGAGCTACTACGAGGATAGGCTTTCTGCCTCGCGCCTGAAAAGATGCTACGAGATTGCTCCACCCCGCGTAAGACAGTACCTGGATGCCGAGATAAGTTACGTAATTAATCAAATAAAGGAAACCGATTCGGTTCTGGAACCGGGATGCGGCTACGGGAGGGTGCTTGAAAAACTCAGCCGCCGTGCCGGAAAAGTAACGGGCATAGATACCTCGGTTGAAAGTGTCGCGATGGCTAAAAAAGAACTTGGCGCTACCTCAAACTGCTCCGTTTTCGTCATGGACGCTTCATGTATGTCCTTTTCCAGTGGACAGTTCGACGTCGTAGCATGCATTCAAAACGGCATTTCGGCATTCGGGGTTGACCGCAGAACGCTCATTCGCGAATGCGTGCGGGTCACCAAAAAGGGCGGAACCGTTCTCTTCTCATCTTATTCGGATAAGTTCTGGGGGCACAGACTGGAATGGTTTCAACTTCAGGCGAAGGAAGGACTTATAGGCGAGATAGACTGCTCAGAAACCCGTGATGGGGTGATTGTAACCAGGGACGGTTTCAAGGCGGCTACGGTCAGGCCGAAGGACTTTTTAAGCCTTACTAAAGATATTGGCTTTACGGCCAAAATAGTTGAAGTCGACGAATCGAGTGTCTTTTGCGAAATAACTCCTTGAATTATCAGTTGCTTGTATATAAACCCGGATTTGCTTGTGTCTCCGTTATCTCAGGGAATCGGTTCGCTTAACGAAAGCACCCTTCATGCTGCGATAAAGGAATGGTACGCCCAGCCGCAGGACAGGTTCGAGGTTT is part of the bacterium genome and encodes:
- a CDS encoding nitroreductase family protein; protein product: MDAMEAILTRKSVRKFLPKKIPTDIIRKILEAGIRAPSGGNRQPWRFIVVTDRKKIKKFDPYAHQPWVENAPAVIVACANPHDTWERYNENEQCYILDTSAAIENMLLAIHALGLGAVWCLTCSKRDIRKLLNIPPGWQIVSIIPLGYYEMKDFVRAYGKTEKNSDVRPRKPLNEVAFINGPDTPFE
- a CDS encoding GNAT family N-acetyltransferase, giving the protein MNVTYRRATIEDIEILAELRIKFLAEHFNPAGESEYDALKKELRKYFTENIPSGALIAWLAASDRKVVATAGMVVWRIPANNSMKNGKLGYILNMYTLPEARGQGICTALLEKLIDDAKSLGLNLVHLHASKMGEPIYRKRGFREPGDVELVLRID
- a CDS encoding class I SAM-dependent methyltransferase, producing the protein MSYYEDRLSASRLKRCYEIAPPRVRQYLDAEISYVINQIKETDSVLEPGCGYGRVLEKLSRRAGKVTGIDTSVESVAMAKKELGATSNCSVFVMDASCMSFSSGQFDVVACIQNGISAFGVDRRTLIRECVRVTKKGGTVLFSSYSDKFWGHRLEWFQLQAKEGLIGEIDCSETRDGVIVTRDGFKAATVRPKDFLSLTKDIGFTAKIVEVDESSVFCEITP
- a CDS encoding GNAT family N-acetyltransferase, coding for MNFKVLEIAPDRLSDYAAIPMTLEVRSIFVAEEKDSGLGGLTLREEAVAEPYIKDYDSYEDLYINDKENCGPESWPKHFDISNWGLFISYNDKKPVAAAAVAWNTAGVNMLEGRADIAVLWDIRVRPEFKCQGLGTMLLDHAARWARSKGCKLLKIETQNVNVPACRFYSRMGCHLGQINRYGYYGHPPVSNEVMLIWYLDL